The Amycolatopsis nigrescens CSC17Ta-90 genomic interval GCAGAGTGGGCAGGTCGATACCGTCGGTCGCCGCGCAGCGGGTGGGGTAGCAGCCGCTGACGCGGCGATCGAACGGGGCACCTGGCCGGTGGACGAGGAAACCCTCGACACCGTGCGTGGCCGGCCAGGCGCCCGTTGAGGTGCTCGCCCAAGTAGCGGGCGTGGTTCCGTGGCACCTGGCGGTTACTTGGGGGTGCCGACCTGGGCGGCGGCGGTGGCCACGCGCTCCTCGAGAACGGTGATCTCCTCGACGTCACGCGGGCCCGACTTCGGTGCGGCGGGCAGCGGCAGCGGCGAGTTGTGCATGTGGGCGATCTTGAGCTCGTCGCCGTGCAGCACGATGAGGTACGTCGCGCGGAGGTTGGTGACCTCGTCGTCGACCGAGATGCGGTTGTGGCAGGTGACCAGTGCGGTATCGCCGGCGATCCGGACCTCGGGAGCCATGAACTGGCTGCGACGGGTCACGTTGCCGGCGAACGCCGGGCCGAAGGAGCGCTTGAACTCTTCCCTGCTGTCGATCCGCGTCGGAGCCGAGATCGTGAAGCAGGAGGCGTCGTGGGCGAAGTAGGAGAAGAACGCCTCGTCGCCGTTCTCGTATGCCTCGCGGAAGTCGTCGAGGAACTGCAGGACCTGCTCCTGCGTGACCTCGAGGATCCGGGGAGAAAGGGTTCCGGTCATAACGGGTACCTCCGCTATCGAAAAGGATGTGCGAAACGGAAGGATCATGCGGCCGATGTGCACCGCACAAGCTGGGACTTTAGGGTGCCGCTCGCATCGCGGGGAAGAGCGTCCGTCGCCGTCACGAGTGGCGATTCCTGCCCCTTAAGTGGCGAAAAATCACCGCCGGCGGGGAAGAATGGCGGCGAGAATTCAGGCGGCGTGTCCGGCGCCGGTGAAAAATGACCGTCGACGGCGCGCGGGGATGTTCTTCGCCGGTGCGCGACTACGATCGTTTCGATCGGTACTCGCGCTGATGCCTGCTCCGCGGCTCCCTTTGATACGTGAGGAATCTGTTGATGAAGGTCAGCTTGGCAACGAGTTTGCATCTCGACCACGGCACGATGACACTCGACCACGAACCCGGTGACCCGCTGCCGATGCAGAGCTTCGTGCCCACCGGGCTGCTCTGCCTCAAGGCGTACGCGGAAAGCAGCGGCGTCGACGCGGACATTCGCGTCACCGAGCTGAACGGGCTGATCAACAGCGGCTTCATTCCCAACGACGACGCTTTCCACGAGCGGCTCGTGGACGCCTTCCTGGCGCCGGATGACGGTTTGGTCGGTTTGATGACCGACGCCGACTCGCTGCATCACACGATCACCATGGCGCGACTGCTCAAGCAGCGCTCACCGGAGACGCTGGTCTGCCTCGGCGGCCCGGCGTCTTCACCGATCTCCGAGCTGGTGCTGGAGCGGTTCCCGTTCATCGACATGGTGGTGCGCGGCGAGGGCGAGCTGACCTTCGCCGAGACGCTGCGGGGCCTCGACGACGAAGAGCGGCTGGCCGAGGTGCTGGGGCTGACCTGGCGTTCCGGCGAGAAGATCGTGCAGAACCCGGACCGGCAGGTGATGCCCGGCCTTGGCGAGCTGCCGATCCCGGAGTTCGAGGCATACGGCATGGACCCGGACGCGCCGATCTATCTGGACGTCGGCCGCGGCTGCCCGTTCAAGTGCCACTTCTGCGCCACCGCGCCGTTCTGGAACCGGCGGTTCCGGATGAAGCCGATCGAGCGGATCGTGCAGGAGCTGACCCTGCTGCGCGACCGCTATCACCGCAACCACGTCGGCTTCGCGCACGACATCTTCACCGCGAACCGGCGGTGGACGCTGGAGTTCTGCCGTCACCTGATCGACAACCCGGTGGACATGACCTGGGCGTGCAGCACGCGGACCGACATCATCGACCGCGAGGTGCTGGAGGCGATGTCGGCGGCGGGCTGCGTGGAGATCTACTACGGGATTGAAAGCGGTTCGCAGGCGATGCAGGCGGCCATCCACAAGAACCTGGACCTGGATCGCTCCCGTGAGGTCGTGGACATCACCTCTTCGGTCGGCATCCGGCCGGTGACCGGTTTCATCGTCGGCTATCCGATGGAGACGCGGGAGACCTTCAACGAAACCCTGACCCGGTTCTTCGAGTTCCTCCAGGTCGGCGGGTACCGGGCGCACCTGTTCACGCTCTGCCCGTTCCAGGAAGCGCCGATGTACAAGGACGGCCACAAGATCAGCCGGCGCGCGGCGTACTTCGAGCTGCCGCTGACGGCGGGCCCGGCGGGTGCGGGGGAGAAGCTGCGGGCGGAGCACCCGGACGTGTTCACCAGCCTCTACCGCTTCGACACGCCGGACCTCCCGGCCGACCTGATCGACGGTACCGAGGAGATCGCCTCACGCCTGGTCGTCTTCAAGGCGCTGTGGCCGCGCATGCTGGAGCACTACGACTCGCCGATGGACTGGTACGAGCGCTGGATCGGGTGGATCCGGCGCTTCAACGCCGAGCACCGGCCCTCGACCTCGCTGCCTTCGCACGGCGAGATCGACGACATGATGACCTTCGTCGAAGAGGAGCTCGACCGCATCGGCCTCACCGGCTCGCCGTTGTCCTCGCTGCTGCAGTACGAGCGGGAGAAGCTGCGCGCGAGCCGTGAACTGACGAACTTCCCCGGCCGCGAGCCGGAGGCGAAACGCCACGACGACCTGACGCCGGACACCGTGCTCACGCGCGGCTGCGACTACCTGCTCAGCCCGCTCCAGCACGATCTCGGCGCGCTGCTGAACGGCGGGGAGGTCCGGTCGGCGGCGGGCCGGATGGCCGTCTTCGCGAAGGTCGAGGGCGAGGACATGCTCACTATGCAGGTGGGTGAGCGCGCCGCGCGGATACTGAGCCGGGCCAGGCGGCCCCGTCGGATCAGGGACCTGGTGCGCACCCTTGGCGCCAACGGGTCGAACGGCGCCGACGGGCAGGCATTGGCGGAGACGACGCAGATCGTCGGGGCGCTGATCGAGCGCGGCCTGCTGGTGCGGGTGGATCACCGGGCGTGGGACGAGGGCGGCCTGATGCCGGGCTCACGCGGCGAGCACGAACTGCAGGAGCGGTTCAACAACGTCGCCAGGGCCTATGCCTTCTACGACAACCAGATGCTGGACCATCTCAACCCGCTGATGCGGGAGTACGTCGCGCGCCAGTCGCTGTTCTTCGTCGGCACCTCGGACGCGCGGGGCAACTGCGACTGCTCGCTGCGCAATGGGGAACCGGGTGTGGTGCGGGTGCTGGACGAACGCACCTTGATCTATCCGGAGTACCGCGGCAACGGGGTGATGGCCAGCCTCGGCAATATCGCGGAGAACCCGCATATCGGCGTTTTCTTCGGGGACTTCTACCAGTCGACCGTCGGCCTGCACGTCAACGGCACGGCCAGCCTGCTGCCACACGACGAGCTGGCCTCATCGCTGGCCGGGCAAGACGAACTGCTGGCGGTGCTGGAGCAGGAGAACGAGAAGCCGCTGGAGACCTGGGTGCGGATCGAGGTGCAGGAGGCCTACATCCACTGCTCCAAGCACATCCCGTTGCTCAAACAGCTCGACAAGGACGTGTACTGGGGCACGGACGACCGCGGGTGCAAGGGCGGGGACTACTTCCGGGTGCGTTTCCGCACGACCTCGAAACGGCTGCCGACACCCGTTCCGCCGAGCGCGGAAAAAGAGGGTTCCGCGCCCTGACCGTCCGGCCGGGAGCAACCGGACCCAGCGGCGCGCCCGCGCGGCGGGCACACTACGCTCGCTGGCCTGGTTACATCCGGTATCCGGGCGCGTGATGGTTCCCGGCCGAAGCGGCACGGCGGTGCCCGGAGTATCGCGGAGAATCGATGAAACTGTCCACCGAAGCGCTGGGCGGCGTGCTTCGTGACGGCCCTTTCCGCAATTTCTGGATAGCTTTCCTGTTCTCCGGAATCGGCGACGCGATGACCAAGACGGCGTTGGTCTGGTACGTGTTCGAGGCCACCCGCTCGCCGGTCGCCGTCGGACTGCTGCTGCTCGCCTACGCCGGGCCGGTCAGCGTCGGGGGACTGGTCGCCGGTTATCTGCTCGACCGCTTCGACCGCCGTCGCGTGATGCTGGCCGACAGCCTGGTGCGCGGCGTGGTGGTGGCCTCCGTGCCGATCGCCGCCGCGACGGGCCACCTGGCGCTGTGGCACGTGTACGTCGCGGCCGCGCTCTACGGCTTTCTGTTCATGGTCAGCTTGGCCGGCACGCCAACGCTCATCCCGTCACTGGTCCGGAAAGACCAGCTGACCGCGGCCAACTCGCTGGAGACCCTGGGGTTCACCGTCAGCGGGGTGGCCGGGCCCGCACTCGGCGGCTTTCTCATCGCCGGCTTCGGCGCGCCGTTCGTGCTCGCGCTGGACAGTCTCTCGTACTTCGTCTTCGCGTTCGTGCTGGCGAGAATGACCCTGCGTCCGGAGGAGAAACCGGCCGATGCGGGCCCGAAGTCGTCCTACCGGCTGATCGACGCGGTGCGCCTGATGTTCCGGAACCGCGTGCTGCTGAGCACCACCTTGATGTTCATGGCCTTCAACGCCGGCGAGGGCTTTCTGCTGGTCTGGCTGCCGGTGCACGCCAGCGCGATGGCCTCCGGCGACGGTGCGCAGCTCTACGGGGTGCTGCTCACCGTGCTCGCTGCCGGCGAGGCGATCGGCGCACTGGCCGCGGGCAGCCTGACCGGGCCGCTGTCGGAGGGCCGGCTGATCTGCGGTGCCCAGATACTGGCCGGCCTCGGACTGGCGGTGGCCCTGCTCGGGCAGAACGTGTGGTCCACCGTGCCGGCACTGTTGCTGCTGGGGTTCTTCAGCGGCCCGATGACCGCGTGGGCGCAGACGCTGCGCATGCGGATCGTCCCGCCCGAGTTGCTCGGCCGCAGCTTCGCCCTGCTGCGTACCGTGATGCAGGTGAGCGGGCCCGCGTTCAGCGGCATCGGCGGCGCCCTGCTGCCGCTGCTCGGGCTGACCGGGATGATCGGGCTGTCCGCCGCGCTGATCACCCTGCCGGGGGTGGCCGGCACCCGGGTTCGCGAACTCGTCGGCACCGGGCGGAAAACCTGACGCCTCGGTGCCCAGCTGAGAATTCGCACCGCTAGCGCGGCCTTCGGCCTCGGCGAGGCTCGGTCAGGTGATCAGGCCGAGGCGAAGGGCGCGCGCCACGGCCTGTGCCCGGTGCCTGGTGCCGAGCCGCTGGGAAGCCCGTTCGAGGTTGTGGTTCACCGACGCCGTGGTGACGTTCATCAGGTGCGCGATCTCCTTGCTGGTGTGGCCGTCGGCGAGCAGGGCCAGCATCCGGGTCTGCACGGCGGTCAGCGGCCGCCGCGACTCGCCGGCCTCGGATTTGGTCGGGGCCTGCATCATGTCGCGCAGGATCTCCGGCTGCATGACCACCTCGCCGTCGGTCAGCCGCGCCAGCCCGTGCACCAGGTGCTCGACGGTGATCGTGGTGTCGAACAGTGCCCTGGCGCCCTCCTGGCAGGCGATCACCAGGTCCTGCGTCCGCCGCTCGCGGAAGATGAGCAGGGCGCCCGTCATCGGGTAGCGGCTGACCAGGCGGGTGCAGGTGTCCCGCAGGGAGACGCCGGGAAACGGCGGGTCGACCACGAGCACGCTCAGCTGCGGCTGGTGCCGTTCGAGCGCCTGCTCGGCGTCGTCCAGCGTGGTCGCGGTGTCGAGCACGGTGAAGTACCGCTCGATCGTCCTGCCCAGCGACTGGCAGAACAGCTTCTCCACCGCGGCCACCACCGCGGTGCCCAGCGCCGGGGACTCGTCGCTGTCCAGTTGCGGCGCGGTCGGATGTGGCAACTGGACGGCGGTGTGGTTCTGGCGCGTCATCCGCGGTCACTCGGCCGCTGTGTGGCAACTTCCACGGCTTCCTCCCCGTCGCCGCAGCCCCCGTATGCACGAAGAAACTCGCTACCCCAGAGGGTCTTCCAGGTCGTAAAGGTCAATTACTCCGATAAGAGTAGGATCTACTGATGTCTAGGTAACAATGGTGAAAAATCGACGTAATACCCGGAATTACGGTCCGTCCCCGGCGAACCCCATGGTCGTGACAGCATAACCCAACCGACAGCATGCGCCAATATTCCTGTCGGGTGCCATTTATCGATCATGAAACCGTCATCCGAATGGCTGCCGGTAGTTGACCGGTTCGGTGTCGACAATGGATCTTGATGTGCATTACCGGCACCCGTCCGGCAAATGACGATCCACCGCCGGTTACTCCTTTTGGGGTCACCCTGCGGC includes:
- a CDS encoding nuclear transport factor 2 family protein — protein: MTGTLSPRILEVTQEQVLQFLDDFREAYENGDEAFFSYFAHDASCFTISAPTRIDSREEFKRSFGPAFAGNVTRRSQFMAPEVRIAGDTALVTCHNRISVDDEVTNLRATYLIVLHGDELKIAHMHNSPLPLPAAPKSGPRDVEEITVLEERVATAAAQVGTPK
- a CDS encoding B12-binding domain-containing radical SAM protein, producing MKVSLATSLHLDHGTMTLDHEPGDPLPMQSFVPTGLLCLKAYAESSGVDADIRVTELNGLINSGFIPNDDAFHERLVDAFLAPDDGLVGLMTDADSLHHTITMARLLKQRSPETLVCLGGPASSPISELVLERFPFIDMVVRGEGELTFAETLRGLDDEERLAEVLGLTWRSGEKIVQNPDRQVMPGLGELPIPEFEAYGMDPDAPIYLDVGRGCPFKCHFCATAPFWNRRFRMKPIERIVQELTLLRDRYHRNHVGFAHDIFTANRRWTLEFCRHLIDNPVDMTWACSTRTDIIDREVLEAMSAAGCVEIYYGIESGSQAMQAAIHKNLDLDRSREVVDITSSVGIRPVTGFIVGYPMETRETFNETLTRFFEFLQVGGYRAHLFTLCPFQEAPMYKDGHKISRRAAYFELPLTAGPAGAGEKLRAEHPDVFTSLYRFDTPDLPADLIDGTEEIASRLVVFKALWPRMLEHYDSPMDWYERWIGWIRRFNAEHRPSTSLPSHGEIDDMMTFVEEELDRIGLTGSPLSSLLQYEREKLRASRELTNFPGREPEAKRHDDLTPDTVLTRGCDYLLSPLQHDLGALLNGGEVRSAAGRMAVFAKVEGEDMLTMQVGERAARILSRARRPRRIRDLVRTLGANGSNGADGQALAETTQIVGALIERGLLVRVDHRAWDEGGLMPGSRGEHELQERFNNVARAYAFYDNQMLDHLNPLMREYVARQSLFFVGTSDARGNCDCSLRNGEPGVVRVLDERTLIYPEYRGNGVMASLGNIAENPHIGVFFGDFYQSTVGLHVNGTASLLPHDELASSLAGQDELLAVLEQENEKPLETWVRIEVQEAYIHCSKHIPLLKQLDKDVYWGTDDRGCKGGDYFRVRFRTTSKRLPTPVPPSAEKEGSAP
- a CDS encoding MFS transporter; the protein is MKLSTEALGGVLRDGPFRNFWIAFLFSGIGDAMTKTALVWYVFEATRSPVAVGLLLLAYAGPVSVGGLVAGYLLDRFDRRRVMLADSLVRGVVVASVPIAAATGHLALWHVYVAAALYGFLFMVSLAGTPTLIPSLVRKDQLTAANSLETLGFTVSGVAGPALGGFLIAGFGAPFVLALDSLSYFVFAFVLARMTLRPEEKPADAGPKSSYRLIDAVRLMFRNRVLLSTTLMFMAFNAGEGFLLVWLPVHASAMASGDGAQLYGVLLTVLAAGEAIGALAAGSLTGPLSEGRLICGAQILAGLGLAVALLGQNVWSTVPALLLLGFFSGPMTAWAQTLRMRIVPPELLGRSFALLRTVMQVSGPAFSGIGGALLPLLGLTGMIGLSAALITLPGVAGTRVRELVGTGRKT
- a CDS encoding helix-turn-helix transcriptional regulator codes for the protein MTRQNHTAVQLPHPTAPQLDSDESPALGTAVVAAVEKLFCQSLGRTIERYFTVLDTATTLDDAEQALERHQPQLSVLVVDPPFPGVSLRDTCTRLVSRYPMTGALLIFRERRTQDLVIACQEGARALFDTTITVEHLVHGLARLTDGEVVMQPEILRDMMQAPTKSEAGESRRPLTAVQTRMLALLADGHTSKEIAHLMNVTTASVNHNLERASQRLGTRHRAQAVARALRLGLIT